The following DNA comes from Pseudorasbora parva isolate DD20220531a chromosome 8, ASM2467924v1, whole genome shotgun sequence.
AGCATTTGCGGTTAGATTAGTCTCTCCCTTTAGAGTCTTCTGCCGTTTCTCAACTTGCTTTAGTCTTGTTTTCAAGCCATCCTGTGCACTCTGACTGGTTTCGAAATGCTGAAGTGCAGAGAAAAGCTGGCATATTTTCTCCACAGCTTCctttgcattactttttaaCACACAGGTCAGATGGGTCTAAAATATAAGAACAAGTAAATTATAAACTAGTCAGTTAACACTAGAGATTATTTATTCTAAATTATGTTATGAGGGTGCCAAAATAGCAAGGATTTTATCATTTTATCTGTGACACTTTTATTTGATTGCGCGGACCTGATGCTCATATTCAGCTGAACACATCTGATTTATTGCCATATAATTAAACGATGCAGGTTATGATGTATGGCTTAAAAACAAACATGGCAAGCAAAACATTCTGTAATTTAGTAAACTTTTTGTTCACTTACTGTGAAGTCCAGGTTGGTAGTCTCGTATGCTGTAGTTTCTGTCAGTGGAGGTAACGTTAAGTCGATGAATTTAGTCATTTCTTTTACCGTTGCCTTCACAAGCGTCTCCAAAACAGAAACAACCTCAGACTCCAACAACGCCATTATTATCCTGCTGCTTTTGTAGACAGTTTATAATTTCAAGGGAGCCATTACAATCTTCCGTTACCTGCTCTCTTCTTTGTATTGAACAGCGTCGCGGTTTTGCTCAGCTGCTGCCCCTCACTGGACTGGAGTTTATTTGCAGCACTAGTATtacttttacagtctatgatacATTATGAGGGAAAAAATATTTCCAATTCCAGTTGCCAACAACAACAatgctttgtgtgtgtttgcttacAGGGTTGACTATACTTGTGAGGCCAAGTGTCCTCACTTTTGTACTGAAATATTATGACACCCAACTAGAGGACATTttacacagacaaacacaaacacagacacagacacagacacagacacagacacacacacacacagtttccatgttttatggggtctttccataggtgtaatggtttttataccatacactgtattttctatccccctaaactgcccctgcccctaaacctaccgatcacaggaaacattctgcatttttactttctcaaaaaaaaagaaagaaaattccttctgtatgatttataagatgttttcctcatgaggaccaaaaaaatctcaccacaaggacaaggatttcagatatttccatctttgtgtccccataacgtagggattaccagcgcGCGCgggcacacacacatgcgcacacacacacacaattttatatACATATGCTACATATTTTTGGGTTGACAAAATGTTTATGGTTTTGCTGACGGTTACAAAGTCAGGATATTGattatttacaaattatttgaATACTTTAATTGATCAGTAAAAGTCCCATGTTGTTGGGGCTAAAGATATTTTGCACACAATTATATTGTTCTTTATTTAGAATTTTCTCAGTTGGATCATTATATTTTGggactagaaaaaaaaaaaatctagtagATTAACATATCCTTAAGTGGAGCTGATTATATTGTTATAACACATTTGATTTAATGATTTAACAGGTTGATTTAACACAATGGCTTTTAGTACCCTAAAAACCCACATAAAAAACCCAACAACATTCAATTGTAATATTCCACTACGTCAGAATTTATAGATGATAAAACACCTAAAATTACAAgggaaaactttttttatttttggataaataaataaatacagtcaaGCATTTCGTTCAAATTTTCAGAAAATTATTTACAATCCTACATAGGTAAACATTACTCAGTTAAGGTATTTCAGTTCAGAAGGCTGAAATCTTTTAAAGTGGAGCGCATTTGTGATCTTTGTAATTTCTCTGATACGCAAAACTTTTCCAACACTTAGTGCATGTGTACGGCTTGTTGCCAGTGTGAATGTGCATGTGTGCCTTCAAATTGTTGGGCTGTGTGAAACTCTTCAAACAAATTTCACAGGTAAACGGCTTTTCCCCGGTGTGCACGAGCCTGTGTCTTTTCAGATTGGCCGATAAATGAAACGCCTTCCCACATGTTTCACACTTATGAGGCTTTTCACCGGTATGAGTGCGTGTATGCATCTTCAGCGAGCTTGAAAGCTTGAATTTTTTCCCGCAAAATACGCATTTGTGTGGTCTTTCTCCTGAATGCAGAAACATATGGGTTTTATACGAAGCCCTCAGAGAAAAATCCTTACCGCAGATCTCGCACTTGAAAGGTTTCTCCCCTGTGTGAAGCTGCTCGTGCATCCGGAGGGAATGTACGCTGCTGTACTTCCTGTCACATAACGTGCACGTAAAGGGTTTGCTATTGTCCGAATGCAGCTGCAGGTGAGATTTCAGTGCGTAGGCGGAGCTCAGGAACTTTCCGCACACGTCGCAGCGATGAGCGTTGCTCTTATCTCCCGGATTTCCAATTTGATTGTGTGTTAGAATGTGGTTCCTCAGGACATAATTATACTGGAAGGTTTTCCCGCACATTTCACACATAAACCGCTTCTCTCCGTGCACTCGCATGTGGCCTTTGAGAGTGCTTCTCTGATTGAATCTTCTGCCGCACACCTCGCAGACGTACGGCTTGTCTCCGGTGTGAATGAGGATGTGGCGTTTCAGAGTCCCGGAAAGCGCAAAACTTTTCCCACAGACGTCGCAGGTGTGCGGCCTCTCGCCCGTGTGTACTCGGAGGTGGTGtttcaaaagtttatgatacTTGAAGGTCTTATTGCAGTGGCTGCACTTTATCGGCCTGTCGTTTGAATGAATTCTCTTGTGGTAGTTTAACGTGCCAATCAGGGAGAAACACTTCCCACAGGTGTCGCATCTGTAGGGTTTTTCACCTGTGTGCACCCTCTGGTGCATGTATAAACTTCTTTTGATTGTGAATCCCTGTCCACATATTTCACAGGTAAATGGTTTGACTTCTGCGTGGACCAGCTCATGGGCAGCAAGATCCCTGAAGCTCTTCCCGCATGTACTACAGGGGAATTTCTTCTTCTCGAACTTCTGCAAGTGTTTGCGAAGGTGAGTCTCCAGCGCTCTCAACAGTGTGAATTTCTTACCACACTTTTCACAATTGTGTGGCCTCACGATTGAGTGCACACGTTTGTGCTGCACAAGAGAAAACATCTTTGAAAAGGCCTTTCCGCACTGCTCACATTCAAAAGACTCTTTGCCTTGTGGCTTTTCAGGTTGCTTGGCTGATGTCTGCAACACACCTTCCTGATCTTCAGACCATCCCATGTCATCAGCAGCTGGTAAAATGAAAAACATTACATCCACATCAATCATAGTCTATTCATATATTCACAGTTTAGCAAAACTAAAGCTAAGAAGCTAAAGAAGCACTGAGCCTGGTCAAATTTGcccatggcctcctaataatccccatatactgATTGGCTGTCTCctttccaccaatcagctggtgtgtggatGACCATCTGGCACTATATGGATGctgtcacatcatccaggtggattctgcgcattggtggtggttgaggagaccccccccccccttctatatgtaaatcAATTTGAGTACTCAGAAAAGTGCTatttaaatgtaactaattattattattattattattattattattattattaaaaaggtaaacatcAAGACAAAGAATGTGCTAAAAGGCTTCAATAAGGTCACTTTTTATTTCAGGTTGACTTTCAGAAATTAATACAGTTCtttctaatattttttattgaattttgAAGGGGTTTTGGGTTTTTTATTCTATTTCTATTTCTATTCAGTTTTAGTATTtcaacttattttgttaaagtTTTTTATCGAATATTTCAATCTTGATTTCAGCTTATAtttttcagctttattttaattaacaaaaatcatttttaatagttaaaGGTTCAGAGAGACTATCTATAGAAAGCTATAGCTTTGAAAGCATGAGATCCCTGTCTGAGGATGTGAACAGCTCCAGGTAGAACATCACGTGCTGCCATCTTGTAATTATGGTTATGACATGGCGTGAATGCAACATAAGCTCGTTGTTTTGGTTTAGGAGAAACAGTAAATGGTGGCTGATGTTTGTGTTGCGCTCTGTGACTTTCTATAACTCTGCATAGCCTAGTGGAATATGCTGATGTCGTGTGATGTCTGCGAGAGCAGGGTGTGCGGAGGTATGGACAGTTTTTGACAGACAGGTAGGACAACCTATGATTGCATTCGGACCGAACTTAATGATTGGACAAACATTTTTTAGTCCGATACTTCCACAGAAGTTAGGtacatgttttaatatttcGGCCACTTCTATTATTGATTGCAATCAGTATGTGAGTATAACAAAAAGTGTTTGCCTACCTATCctttaacaataacaacactgacATTTATATACTAATTATGCATGAAAGTGTTGGTACtgtacagcagcagcaataatgaTTTAGATGTTTTCAAGACAATGAATGATTGCAAATAGTAGGCCAAGTAATTTCATATTGAAAGCTGGGACTCTTACCGTCACTGATGAATCCTGTCTGAATGGCTTCTTCTGCTTTGTCCTCCACCATAAGATACCGACTTGCATCATTTTCCTGTATATGCTATAATTCACATTACATGTAAATGTTTCAATCAACATTTAACACCCAGTAAGTTATATgcttaaaataaatattcaccTCAGTGCTTGAAGGTTGCTGGTGAGACATTGCTGTAAACTCATTCAGAGGACTCACAGAGAGAGATATAGCATCTCCTGTGAGAgaggaacaaaacaaaaatgaccACAAAAACTAAAGTAGAGAGTGTTACATCTGCAGGTCTCTAGTGTGGCCTGATATTGAAATGAAGTAACTTACCCTGAAGTTCTTGGTTTTGGATACATGCAGCTCCACTGAGCAAGACACGTCCCATCTGAGATGAAGTCTTCCTTATGTCATCTCGCACATTTAAACACATTTGTGCTGGAACTGGTGCAACTGATGAACAGTATCTGAAGAGACTGCAAATCTTCTGCACTGCTTCTTTGGCAAATCTTTCCATTAGGGAATTAAGCTGCATTGATACAGGAAAAATactatgattttttaaaaaacattatgatAAAAAcattatgattataaaaaaacattatgataattattataattaaaactaaaaaaaaatttaatagaCACagcaaatatctaaatattgtattgacttagaaaaaataattaataaaaaaattaaatatataacttaattTAGGTTTATGAGTTTATAGGTGGCGTGAAAAGATTATATGAGTCGGTCGTAAATCAAATAACATGATCAATTTCATgtttaaaatacaatataaaaaagaaaattatagtACCATAATTACCAGGCTGTAGTGTAAACAAAAGGAGGATTATCTTTCACTCTTTTAATAACCTAATAATTACAACCACGCACGTTAAAATTCCAATAACAGACTTTCTTACCATATGCATCTGAGTCTCGTTTGATTTGTTGGTGAGATGAGATTCACCGTAGCTGCTAGTAAAAGCCTTTCGTATCTCCTGCTTAGCAGTGTCCGTCAGTAATGACATGATCAGAGTGGTTTGACTCTGAAAAAGCTCATACCGGGCCATAGTGACCACAGTTAAAAGACGTGCAGCAAACCCAACTCAGTTTGTTTGACAGCTCGCCAGAATCAAAAGAAAATACACAACGTTGAACTCAAAAGTTGCACTGGGGAGAAACTACTTCCTCtttgtttattatattttaaaataaaagtaccTGAATTATATAccacaaaagaaacaaaacttAAGATGTATGATTTTGTGTGAGCTAATCTGTTGAGGGCATTTGGCTGCTTTGAATAAAATTCATCCTAAAAATATTACCCATTATAACCTCAGTGACGGAACACTTCAGAAAGAGAagaaacattttcaaaataaaagtcttaaACGATACATGCGCCAGCTTAACTAATTAcaaaataatgataaataataataaagttactcattaggggccaagcaccgaaggtgcggaggcacctattgaaatcgttagtgttcctattattattattaggggccaagcaccgaaggtgcggaggcacctattgaaattgttagtgttcctattattaggggccaagcaccgaaggtgcggaggcacctattgaaattgttagtgttcctattattaggggccaagcaccgaaggtgcggaggcacctattgaaatcgttagtgttcctattattattctgcttcttcttcttcttcttccgccataggagtctctggcagcccatagaaccgtatggtaaaaagttgtgaaatttggcacactcatagaggccagtctgagctgtcactatagcaaatttggtgcctttaactcaatccctctagcgccaccacctgtccaaagtttcactcatatttatgcttataacttttgacccctaagggctagaaacaaaattcttttttcatcggattccttggctcaagccgattcgatttcaccctatgatgtcattttccggtatgcaaattttcccgccattttgaattttctgaaaaacctactttttcgaactcctcctaggccgttgctccgattttcacgaaaattgaaacagatcatcttcagagcatgttgacaaaaagttatggaattcaagttgattcgtccaatcgttttcaataaacgcacaaacaaattttacgtggaggttgcaaaaacacactaaaggctatatctccgcaacgctttatcgtattcaaaccaaccttggtacatgtcatcacaagcatgacttgaagcaacatgcagcgtttcggcgcagcgccacctacctgtccggagatacgaaaaatgcctattttggcttataacttctgaaccgtttatccaaaaatcataaaattggtctcattagattcagggcgtcatgccgagtcgactgatatccaattttaccatgtcggccattttggatgtcggccattttgaattatgtgcaaaaatgctgtattttatgaacgcatgaacagattgttatgaaacttggtatgggtcatcaccacgatgccctgaagtagcctgagaagtttcgaaacagcgccacctagtggagaattttttttttcaaacgcttataactttgggtgtggttgacatattttgatgggagtgtgttttttggtctcctgaatccttgccgactccaacgataccagacttgccaggtttcggcatatggtttgcgcagagttgtaatttagtgcttaaaaaacatttgctgatatcttcgaaaccgctagtccgatcgagacgaaaccagcctcagaagttcggaaacataggtcgatagctatacgctaatgcccaaatctcaaaatattgatagtaaggggtagtaaaatccaatcaaagtcaggtgtcagtccttttttacgtgttttttcatataaatgtctataactccaaaacaaaatgagatattttcaccaaacttgacacacatatgtatgggctcactatgaggacacataaaaaaattggtgggattgtgcctcttggtggcgctataataaaacaaaacatgaaattcccattgacttcaatgcagtattatggtttaaaatgctaatgctataatttacgaatgcattagcgtatcgttacaaaactcggtatgtgtcttccgctccatgtcctgaagatactcaaaaagtttcggggtagcgccaccttgtggtcaaaagttgtaataaaatgtacagaaatgcgaataacttttgattaaattaacccattgtaatgaaactggtcataatacagtcaatggctcatgccgagaacatggataccaattgtgccatattttgcaaacctatctgtcctccgtcttgttatttgttaaaaacctactttttcaaactcatcctagaccgtttgtccgattttcaccaaaattgatccgtatcgtcttcagaccatgctgacaaatacttatggatttcggattgatagacaaaacagttttcatataccactgcaacagagttgagccatgatgcaaaaattactcttgaggctgtatctctgcaatgctttgacatattgacaccaaactttgcatgtgtcattgtcatctcaatctgactaaaccacatcagtttcgtaacagtgacacctattggtcgaaagtgataaaccattaaaccattattattgactgtatttaaaatttgactgctattttgcctaaaatcaacttaataggtccttaatggctcattgttgcagttggcttgagacttccagccatgctggcatgtcttgtcttcttctttgcgcttggccccgataatggctgcttgttattattattattaggggccaagcaccgaaggtgcggaggcacctattgaaatcgttagtgttcctattattaggggccaagcaccgaaggtgcggaggcacctattgaaatcgttagtgttcctattattaggggccaagcaccgaaggtgcggaggcacctattgaaatcgttagtgttcctattattaggggccaagcaccgaaggtgcggaggcacctattgtaaTCGTAgccgttcctattattaggggccaagcaccgaaggtgcggaggcacctattgaaatcgttagtgttcctattattattattctgcttcttcttcttcttcttcttcttcttcttcttcttcttccgccataggagtctctggcagcccatagaaccgtatggtaaaaagttgtgaaatttggcacactcatagaggccagtctgagctgtcactatagcaaatttggtgcctctaactcaatccctctagcgccaccacctgtccaaagtttcactcatatttatgcttataacttttgacccctaagggctagaaacaaaattcttttttcatcggattccttggctcaagccgattcgatttcaccctatgatgtcattttccggtatgcaaattttcccgccattttgaattttctgaaaaacctactttttcgaactcctcctaggccgttgctccgattttcacgaaaattgaaacagatcatcttcagagcatgttgacaaaaagttatggaattcaagttgattcgtccaatcgttttcaataaacgcacaaacaaattttacgtggaggttgcaaaaacacactaaaggctatatctccgcaacgctttatcgtattcaaaccaaccttggtacatgtcatcacaagcatgacttgaagcaacatgcagcgtttcggcgcagcgccacctacctgtccggagatacgaaaaatgcctattttggcttataacttctgaaccgtttatccaaaaatcataaaattggtctcattagattcagggcgtcatgccgagtcgactgatatccaattttaccatgtcggccattttggatgtcggccattttgaattatgtgcaaaaatgctgtattttatgaacgcatgaacagattgttatgaaacttggtatgggtcatcaccacgatgccctgaagtagcctgagaagtttcgaaacagcgccacctagtggagaattttttttttcaaacgcttataactttgggtgtggttgacatattttgatgggagtgtgttttttggtctcctgaatccttgccgactccaacgataccagacttgccaggtttcggcatatggtttgcgcagagttgtaatttagtgcttaaaaaacatttgctgatatcttcgaaaccgctagtccgatcgagacgaaaccagcctcagaagttcggaaacataggtcgatagctatacactaatgcccaaatctcaaaatattgatagtaaggggtagtaaaatccaatcaaagtcaggtgtcagtcattttttacgtgttttttcatataaatgtctataactccaaaacaaaatgaaatattttcaccaaacttgacacacatatgtatgggctcactacgaggacacataaaaaaattggtgggattgtgcctcttggtggcgctataataaaacaaaacatgaaattcccattgacttcaatgcagtattacggtttaaaatgctaatgctataatttaagaatgcactagtgtatcattacaaaactcggtatgtgtcttccgctctatgtcccgaacatattcaaaaagttccggggcagcgccaccttgtggtcaaaagttgtaataaaatgtacaaaaatgctaataa
Coding sequences within:
- the si:dkey-182i3.8 gene encoding si:dkey-182i3.8; amino-acid sequence: MARYELFQSQTTLIMSLLTDTAKQEIRKAFTSSYGESHLTNKSNETQMHMLNSLMERFAKEAVQKICSLFRYCSSVAPVPAQMCLNVRDDIRKTSSQMGRVLLSGAACIQNQELQGDAISLSVSPLNEFTAMSHQQPSSTEHIQENDASRYLMVEDKAEEAIQTGFISDAADDMGWSEDQEGVLQTSAKQPEKPQGKESFECEQCGKAFSKMFSLVQHKRVHSIVRPHNCEKCGKKFTLLRALETHLRKHLQKFEKKKFPCSTCGKSFRDLAAHELVHAEVKPFTCEICGQGFTIKRSLYMHQRVHTGEKPYRCDTCGKCFSLIGTLNYHKRIHSNDRPIKCSHCNKTFKYHKLLKHHLRVHTGERPHTCDVCGKSFALSGTLKRHILIHTGDKPYVCEVCGRRFNQRSTLKGHMRVHGEKRFMCEMCGKTFQYNYVLRNHILTHNQIGNPGDKSNAHRCDVCGKFLSSAYALKSHLQLHSDNSKPFTCTLCDRKYSSVHSLRMHEQLHTGEKPFKCEICGKDFSLRASYKTHMFLHSGERPHKCVFCGKKFKLSSSLKMHTRTHTGEKPHKCETCGKAFHLSANLKRHRLVHTGEKPFTCEICLKSFTQPNNLKAHMHIHTGNKPYTCTKCWKSFAYQRNYKDHKCAPL